A portion of the Thermotoga sp. SG1 genome contains these proteins:
- the rbsK gene encoding ribokinase — translation MISVVGSSNIDIVLKVDHFTRPGETQKALEMNIFPGGKGANQAVTVAKIGEKSCRFLTCLGNDDYAKILSDNFERHGIKGYIQINVPTGRAFIEVDRSGQNRIIIFPGANAELKKELIDWEELSRSEILLLQNEIPFETTLECAKRFNGIVIFDPAPAQGINEEIFQYVDYLTPNEEEIETLSREIFGDFSTVENAAERFLKLGVKNVLVKLGEKGILLLNKKGKKHFPAFEVNAVDTTAAGDVFNGAFAVGLAEGKNLEDAVIFGMAAAAISVTRLGAQSSIPSRQEVEEFLKVKL, via the coding sequence ATGATATCGGTTGTTGGAAGTTCGAACATAGACATCGTCCTCAAGGTCGATCACTTCACAAGACCAGGAGAAACTCAAAAGGCACTTGAGATGAACATTTTTCCCGGTGGAAAAGGGGCAAATCAGGCTGTGACCGTTGCAAAAATAGGAGAAAAAAGCTGCCGTTTTTTGACATGTTTGGGAAACGACGATTATGCAAAAATCCTCTCGGATAATTTTGAAAGGCATGGAATAAAAGGGTACATCCAGATAAATGTCCCTACTGGAAGAGCTTTCATAGAGGTGGACAGAAGCGGCCAGAACAGAATCATCATCTTTCCCGGTGCGAACGCGGAACTCAAGAAAGAATTGATAGACTGGGAAGAACTATCCAGAAGCGAAATCTTACTTCTTCAAAACGAGATCCCGTTTGAAACTACTCTGGAGTGTGCAAAAAGGTTCAACGGTATTGTGATCTTCGACCCCGCTCCAGCACAGGGAATAAATGAAGAGATCTTTCAATACGTGGACTATCTTACGCCGAACGAGGAGGAGATAGAAACCCTCTCCAGAGAAATCTTTGGAGATTTTTCCACAGTTGAGAACGCAGCTGAAAGATTTTTGAAACTAGGTGTAAAGAACGTTCTTGTAAAACTCGGCGAAAAAGGAATTCTTTTGCTGAACAAGAAGGGAAAAAAGCACTTTCCAGCTTTTGAAGTAAACGCAGTCGATACGACAGCAGCTGGCGACGTCTTCAATGGTGCTTTCGCTGTTGGGCTGGCAGAAGGTAAGAATCTCGAAGATGCTGTGATCTTCGGTATGGCAGCGGCGGCTATATCTGTAACAAGATTAGGGGCTCAAAGTTCTATACCCTCACGGCAGGAAGTAGAAGAGTTTTTGAAGGTGAAATTATGA